The following coding sequences are from one Polyodon spathula isolate WHYD16114869_AA chromosome 7, ASM1765450v1, whole genome shotgun sequence window:
- the LOC121318155 gene encoding transcription factor EC-like isoform X1, with protein sequence MFPSRPGLTPQLPCLPHPFTSSFHEEPQTARHMPNNTHRVQTHLENSTKYHIQQAQRPKQYLTLGTKLANQGHSVSHLHPVQSLGTGQVIKNGHLPSVNDNSTQDSPVTLLTLAANHDNEFQMDEVIDDLMSLESGFNGHALGCMEPNVIMPNTLPLTCSILDAYGGDQGMTATNCGLTSDSCPTNITDKREAADFDTRTLVKERQKKDNHNLIERRRRYNINYRIKELGTLIPKSNDPDMRWNKGTILKASVEYIKWLQKEQQRVRELENRQKKLEHVNRRLLLQIQELEMQARAHGLPTVTSSLATVDLTSHLMKQQQQQQQPYQEDMNGEYMQQAAMSQISGADLKHGSTTFSDPLSHFTDFSFSATLKEEHRLDEILMGDNVSPFGTDPLLSATSPVASKGSSRRSSFSTDDGDDL encoded by the exons GTCCAGACCCACTTGGAAAACTCAACAAAGTACCACATACAACAAGCCCAGAGACCGAAGCAGTACCTAACTCTAGGTACCAAGCTAGCCAATCAGGGACACTCAGTCTCTCACCTCCATCCTGTACAGTCGCTGGGTACAGGGCAGGTTATAAAGAATGGACATCTGCCCTCTGTAAACGACAACAGTACCCAAGACAGTCCAGTGACACTACTGACACTTGCAGCCAACCATGACAATGAG ttCCAAATGGATGAAGTTATTGACGACTTAATGAGCCTTGAATCTGGCTTCAATGGTCATGCTTTGGGATGTATGGAGCCAAATGTTATCATGCCTAACACT CTGCCGCTGACCTGCAGTATTTTGGATGCGTACGGCGGTGACCAAGGTATGACAGCTACTAACTGTGGACTGACATCTGATTCATGTCCCACAAACATCACTGACAAAAGGGAAGCCGCAG attttGACACACGTACTCTAGTCAAAGAGCGACAGAAAAAAGACAATCACAATTTAA TTGAAAGAAGACGAAGATACAATATCAATTACAGAATCAAGGAACTTGGCACACTAATTCCAAAGTCAAATGACCC TGATATGCGATGGAACAAAGGAACGATTCTAAAAGCATCGGTGGAGTATATCAAATGGCTCCAGAAAGAGCAGCAGCGAGTGAGAGAGCTTGAGAACAGGCAAAAGAAACTGGAACATGTCAACAGGAGGCTTCTCCTGCAAATTCAG GAGCTGGAAATGCAGGCCCGTGCACATGGACTCCCTACCGTGACCTCTTCATTAGCGACTGTGGACCTCACCTCCCATCtcatgaagcagcagcagcaacagcagcagccttACCAGGAGGACATGAATGGAGAGTACATGCAGCAGGCGGCAATGTCTCAGATATCAGGCGCTGACCTCAAACATGGCTCAACGACCTTCTCCGATCCACTGTCACACTTCACAGACTTCTCCTTCAGCGCCACACTAAAAGAAGAACACCGGCTGGATGAGATTCTGATGGGTGACAACGTGTCTCCATTTGGGACTGATCCTCTCTTGTCTGCCACATCACCCGTCGCGTCCAAAGGGAGCAGCAGGAGGAGCAGCTTTAGCACTGATGATGGGGATGACTTATGA
- the LOC121318155 gene encoding transcription factor EC-like isoform X4, with product MPHLTDCSYYKVQTHLENSTKYHIQQAQRPKQYLTLGTKLANQGHSVSHLHPVQSLGTGQVIKNGHLPSVNDNSTQDSPVTLLTLAANHDNEFQMDEVIDDLMSLESGFNGHALGCMEPNVIMPNTLPLTCSILDAYGGDQGMTATNCGLTSDSCPTNITDKREAADFDTRTLVKERQKKDNHNLIERRRRYNINYRIKELGTLIPKSNDPDMRWNKGTILKASVEYIKWLQKEQQRVRELENRQKKLEHVNRRLLLQIQELEMQARAHGLPTVTSSLATVDLTSHLMKQQQQQQQPYQEDMNGEYMQQAAMSQISGADLKHGSTTFSDPLSHFTDFSFSATLKEEHRLDEILMGDNVSPFGTDPLLSATSPVASKGSSRRSSFSTDDGDDL from the exons ATGCCACATTTAACAGACTGTAGCTACTACAAG GTCCAGACCCACTTGGAAAACTCAACAAAGTACCACATACAACAAGCCCAGAGACCGAAGCAGTACCTAACTCTAGGTACCAAGCTAGCCAATCAGGGACACTCAGTCTCTCACCTCCATCCTGTACAGTCGCTGGGTACAGGGCAGGTTATAAAGAATGGACATCTGCCCTCTGTAAACGACAACAGTACCCAAGACAGTCCAGTGACACTACTGACACTTGCAGCCAACCATGACAATGAG ttCCAAATGGATGAAGTTATTGACGACTTAATGAGCCTTGAATCTGGCTTCAATGGTCATGCTTTGGGATGTATGGAGCCAAATGTTATCATGCCTAACACT CTGCCGCTGACCTGCAGTATTTTGGATGCGTACGGCGGTGACCAAGGTATGACAGCTACTAACTGTGGACTGACATCTGATTCATGTCCCACAAACATCACTGACAAAAGGGAAGCCGCAG attttGACACACGTACTCTAGTCAAAGAGCGACAGAAAAAAGACAATCACAATTTAA TTGAAAGAAGACGAAGATACAATATCAATTACAGAATCAAGGAACTTGGCACACTAATTCCAAAGTCAAATGACCC TGATATGCGATGGAACAAAGGAACGATTCTAAAAGCATCGGTGGAGTATATCAAATGGCTCCAGAAAGAGCAGCAGCGAGTGAGAGAGCTTGAGAACAGGCAAAAGAAACTGGAACATGTCAACAGGAGGCTTCTCCTGCAAATTCAG GAGCTGGAAATGCAGGCCCGTGCACATGGACTCCCTACCGTGACCTCTTCATTAGCGACTGTGGACCTCACCTCCCATCtcatgaagcagcagcagcaacagcagcagccttACCAGGAGGACATGAATGGAGAGTACATGCAGCAGGCGGCAATGTCTCAGATATCAGGCGCTGACCTCAAACATGGCTCAACGACCTTCTCCGATCCACTGTCACACTTCACAGACTTCTCCTTCAGCGCCACACTAAAAGAAGAACACCGGCTGGATGAGATTCTGATGGGTGACAACGTGTCTCCATTTGGGACTGATCCTCTCTTGTCTGCCACATCACCCGTCGCGTCCAAAGGGAGCAGCAGGAGGAGCAGCTTTAGCACTGATGATGGGGATGACTTATGA
- the LOC121318155 gene encoding transcription factor EC-like isoform X2: MSRCCVVKVITLTEIQLVPVQTHLENSTKYHIQQAQRPKQYLTLGTKLANQGHSVSHLHPVQSLGTGQVIKNGHLPSVNDNSTQDSPVTLLTLAANHDNEFQMDEVIDDLMSLESGFNGHALGCMEPNVIMPNTLPLTCSILDAYGGDQGMTATNCGLTSDSCPTNITDKREAADFDTRTLVKERQKKDNHNLIERRRRYNINYRIKELGTLIPKSNDPDMRWNKGTILKASVEYIKWLQKEQQRVRELENRQKKLEHVNRRLLLQIQELEMQARAHGLPTVTSSLATVDLTSHLMKQQQQQQQPYQEDMNGEYMQQAAMSQISGADLKHGSTTFSDPLSHFTDFSFSATLKEEHRLDEILMGDNVSPFGTDPLLSATSPVASKGSSRRSSFSTDDGDDL, translated from the exons ATGAGTCGATGCTGTGTTGTCAAAGtgataacactgacagaaatccAATTAGTGCCG GTCCAGACCCACTTGGAAAACTCAACAAAGTACCACATACAACAAGCCCAGAGACCGAAGCAGTACCTAACTCTAGGTACCAAGCTAGCCAATCAGGGACACTCAGTCTCTCACCTCCATCCTGTACAGTCGCTGGGTACAGGGCAGGTTATAAAGAATGGACATCTGCCCTCTGTAAACGACAACAGTACCCAAGACAGTCCAGTGACACTACTGACACTTGCAGCCAACCATGACAATGAG ttCCAAATGGATGAAGTTATTGACGACTTAATGAGCCTTGAATCTGGCTTCAATGGTCATGCTTTGGGATGTATGGAGCCAAATGTTATCATGCCTAACACT CTGCCGCTGACCTGCAGTATTTTGGATGCGTACGGCGGTGACCAAGGTATGACAGCTACTAACTGTGGACTGACATCTGATTCATGTCCCACAAACATCACTGACAAAAGGGAAGCCGCAG attttGACACACGTACTCTAGTCAAAGAGCGACAGAAAAAAGACAATCACAATTTAA TTGAAAGAAGACGAAGATACAATATCAATTACAGAATCAAGGAACTTGGCACACTAATTCCAAAGTCAAATGACCC TGATATGCGATGGAACAAAGGAACGATTCTAAAAGCATCGGTGGAGTATATCAAATGGCTCCAGAAAGAGCAGCAGCGAGTGAGAGAGCTTGAGAACAGGCAAAAGAAACTGGAACATGTCAACAGGAGGCTTCTCCTGCAAATTCAG GAGCTGGAAATGCAGGCCCGTGCACATGGACTCCCTACCGTGACCTCTTCATTAGCGACTGTGGACCTCACCTCCCATCtcatgaagcagcagcagcaacagcagcagccttACCAGGAGGACATGAATGGAGAGTACATGCAGCAGGCGGCAATGTCTCAGATATCAGGCGCTGACCTCAAACATGGCTCAACGACCTTCTCCGATCCACTGTCACACTTCACAGACTTCTCCTTCAGCGCCACACTAAAAGAAGAACACCGGCTGGATGAGATTCTGATGGGTGACAACGTGTCTCCATTTGGGACTGATCCTCTCTTGTCTGCCACATCACCCGTCGCGTCCAAAGGGAGCAGCAGGAGGAGCAGCTTTAGCACTGATGATGGGGATGACTTATGA
- the LOC121318155 gene encoding transcription factor EC-like isoform X3, with product MFPSRPGLTPQLPCLPHPFTSSFHEEPQTARHMPNNTHRVQTHLENSTKYHIQQAQRPKQYLTLGTKLANQGHSVSHLHPVQSLGTGQVIKNGHLPSVNDNSTQDSPVTLLTLAANHDNEFQMDEVIDDLMSLESGFNGHALGCMEPNVIMPNTLPLTCSILDAYGGDQDFDTRTLVKERQKKDNHNLIERRRRYNINYRIKELGTLIPKSNDPDMRWNKGTILKASVEYIKWLQKEQQRVRELENRQKKLEHVNRRLLLQIQELEMQARAHGLPTVTSSLATVDLTSHLMKQQQQQQQPYQEDMNGEYMQQAAMSQISGADLKHGSTTFSDPLSHFTDFSFSATLKEEHRLDEILMGDNVSPFGTDPLLSATSPVASKGSSRRSSFSTDDGDDL from the exons GTCCAGACCCACTTGGAAAACTCAACAAAGTACCACATACAACAAGCCCAGAGACCGAAGCAGTACCTAACTCTAGGTACCAAGCTAGCCAATCAGGGACACTCAGTCTCTCACCTCCATCCTGTACAGTCGCTGGGTACAGGGCAGGTTATAAAGAATGGACATCTGCCCTCTGTAAACGACAACAGTACCCAAGACAGTCCAGTGACACTACTGACACTTGCAGCCAACCATGACAATGAG ttCCAAATGGATGAAGTTATTGACGACTTAATGAGCCTTGAATCTGGCTTCAATGGTCATGCTTTGGGATGTATGGAGCCAAATGTTATCATGCCTAACACT CTGCCGCTGACCTGCAGTATTTTGGATGCGTACGGCGGTGACCAAG attttGACACACGTACTCTAGTCAAAGAGCGACAGAAAAAAGACAATCACAATTTAA TTGAAAGAAGACGAAGATACAATATCAATTACAGAATCAAGGAACTTGGCACACTAATTCCAAAGTCAAATGACCC TGATATGCGATGGAACAAAGGAACGATTCTAAAAGCATCGGTGGAGTATATCAAATGGCTCCAGAAAGAGCAGCAGCGAGTGAGAGAGCTTGAGAACAGGCAAAAGAAACTGGAACATGTCAACAGGAGGCTTCTCCTGCAAATTCAG GAGCTGGAAATGCAGGCCCGTGCACATGGACTCCCTACCGTGACCTCTTCATTAGCGACTGTGGACCTCACCTCCCATCtcatgaagcagcagcagcaacagcagcagccttACCAGGAGGACATGAATGGAGAGTACATGCAGCAGGCGGCAATGTCTCAGATATCAGGCGCTGACCTCAAACATGGCTCAACGACCTTCTCCGATCCACTGTCACACTTCACAGACTTCTCCTTCAGCGCCACACTAAAAGAAGAACACCGGCTGGATGAGATTCTGATGGGTGACAACGTGTCTCCATTTGGGACTGATCCTCTCTTGTCTGCCACATCACCCGTCGCGTCCAAAGGGAGCAGCAGGAGGAGCAGCTTTAGCACTGATGATGGGGATGACTTATGA
- the LOC121318155 gene encoding transcription factor EC-like isoform X5 gives MKEKSKTIAIVEIIDSQKIKLLPLTCSILDAYGGDQGMTATNCGLTSDSCPTNITDKREAADFDTRTLVKERQKKDNHNLIERRRRYNINYRIKELGTLIPKSNDPDMRWNKGTILKASVEYIKWLQKEQQRVRELENRQKKLEHVNRRLLLQIQELEMQARAHGLPTVTSSLATVDLTSHLMKQQQQQQQPYQEDMNGEYMQQAAMSQISGADLKHGSTTFSDPLSHFTDFSFSATLKEEHRLDEILMGDNVSPFGTDPLLSATSPVASKGSSRRSSFSTDDGDDL, from the exons ATGAAGGAGAAAAGCAAAACGATTGCTATTGTGGAGATTATAGACTCTCAGAAAATAAAGCTG CTGCCGCTGACCTGCAGTATTTTGGATGCGTACGGCGGTGACCAAGGTATGACAGCTACTAACTGTGGACTGACATCTGATTCATGTCCCACAAACATCACTGACAAAAGGGAAGCCGCAG attttGACACACGTACTCTAGTCAAAGAGCGACAGAAAAAAGACAATCACAATTTAA TTGAAAGAAGACGAAGATACAATATCAATTACAGAATCAAGGAACTTGGCACACTAATTCCAAAGTCAAATGACCC TGATATGCGATGGAACAAAGGAACGATTCTAAAAGCATCGGTGGAGTATATCAAATGGCTCCAGAAAGAGCAGCAGCGAGTGAGAGAGCTTGAGAACAGGCAAAAGAAACTGGAACATGTCAACAGGAGGCTTCTCCTGCAAATTCAG GAGCTGGAAATGCAGGCCCGTGCACATGGACTCCCTACCGTGACCTCTTCATTAGCGACTGTGGACCTCACCTCCCATCtcatgaagcagcagcagcaacagcagcagccttACCAGGAGGACATGAATGGAGAGTACATGCAGCAGGCGGCAATGTCTCAGATATCAGGCGCTGACCTCAAACATGGCTCAACGACCTTCTCCGATCCACTGTCACACTTCACAGACTTCTCCTTCAGCGCCACACTAAAAGAAGAACACCGGCTGGATGAGATTCTGATGGGTGACAACGTGTCTCCATTTGGGACTGATCCTCTCTTGTCTGCCACATCACCCGTCGCGTCCAAAGGGAGCAGCAGGAGGAGCAGCTTTAGCACTGATGATGGGGATGACTTATGA